The Candidatus Zixiibacteriota bacterium region CCAACACTGCCCGCGTCATTCCCAACTTGATTGGGAATCCAGAGATTGGTCATGCTGACAGCTCCTGCCTGCCGGCGCCCGCCTGTCTGCGGACACGGGGCACGGTATTTTTGTCATCCACCATTGGTTTAACATACAGCTCCGTCCACCGCTGGCGGATTTCTGGATTCCCCCGCCGCGGCGGTGGAATGACGCAAATGGATAATCATCGAATCAAAAACGATTTCTGAAATTTAATTCCTCCTGTCGGCGGACAGGCATGAAATATTATGCAAAGCAAAAAGTAAAATAGCGATGTTTGCTGGAGTTTTCCAATGTCTTGTTGTTCTGTGGGCTGCGAATCAAGCAAGTTTCGCTTGTTGGATAATATTTAAAGAACTCTATGAAAAAGGCCGGACAGTAGTGAAAATTAATATAATCCATCTTTGAAATATTGACATTCCTTAATTACTTCAGTAACTTAAAACCAAGAATAATTAATTTAAGGAAAAGCTGAGTAATGGACGATCAATGCGAAGTGAAGTAAACGATTCCAATTATAAATGTGCCGAGGATTTTCGTGTCTTATCACATCAGATATTAATCTATGCCAATCGCAATATTCCGAAAATTGATTTTCTTCGCGAAATCCTGACGATGATAATCAATTTCTCAAAGTGTGATGTTGCAGAATTGTGGTTGAATGAGAGTGACAAATATATCCACTGTGAAATTACTCAGCCCATTAAATATATATTTCAATATGAAGTTAAACAACTTGTAAATAATGGAGATGGCGCACCAGTTCCATTTCTTTTGAAAAATTCAATTCTTGATTTGCTGCGATTGAATATTATCAAGCAAAAGTATGATTCAACCTTGCCGGTTTTCACATCAGGCGGCAGCTTCTGGATAGGCGACACAGGAATATCTTTGTCATACATATTGGATCCTGAAGAAAAAAAGCACTATAACAATTATAATATAAATGGGCAATATAAGTCGATAGCTCTGATACCGCTTGTTGTTGGTGATGATAGCATAGGTCTTTTACAATTAATGAGCGATCGAAAGGATTTCTTTACTGAAAATGATATTGAATTATATGAAGATATCGCCCGGATTATTGGAATTGCTGTTGTAAACCAACGCGCCCAAGCTGCATTGCGTGAAAGAATCAAAGAATTAATCTGCCTGTATAATATAGCTCAAATTATTGAAAAGCAAGAATTGTCACTTAGTGAAATTTTACAAGGTATTGTAGAATTTCTACCTCCAGCTTGGCAATATCCCGGCATTACCACCGGCAGGATTATTTTCGATGGCCATACTTTTACAACATCCGGATTCTTGCTGGATAGACAAAAGCAGACTTCCGACATCTTTGTGAAAGGCGAACGGCGTGGAGTTATCGAAGTGGCCTATATGAAAAAAAAACCAGACCTTGATGAAGGACCATTTCTCAAAGAAGAGAGAAAATTAATTAACGCTATAGCCAGACATATAGGTCTTTTAATAGAACGTAAAGAAGCCGAGGAGAAAAGTTCACAATTACAGGAACAACTCAGGCATGCCGATAGGTTGGCAACGATAGGACAGCTAGGAGCTGGTGTTGCCCATGAATTAAATGAACCACTTGGCAACATTCTTGGATTTGCCCAGCTTGCAATGAAATGCCCGGAACTTCCAAATCAGGCAAATAGGGATATTGAAAAAATCGTGGAAGCTTCTCTTCACGCGCGGGAAGTTATAAAAAAGCTGATGATATTCGCCCGTCAAATGCCGTCTAAAGCGACCCTGATTGACTTGAATAAAGCGGCAAAAGAGGGGCTTTATTTCTTTGAGGCTCGCTGTGCCAGGGCCGGAATTGAATTAGTTCGGTCACTTATACCGGATATTCCGGAGATCACCGGCGACCCGTCACAGTTAAACCAGGTTTTGGTTAATCTTGTAGTTAATTCTATTCAGGCTATGCCGAAGGGTGGAAAATTGACAATACAAACTTATGCTGATGATAAAAATGTATTTCTGGTTGTAGAAGACACAGGTATTGGCATGAGCGAAGATACTATAAAAAAAATATTCATTCCATTTTTTACAACCAAAGATGTTGATGAAGGTACCGGCTTGGGTTTAGCTGTAGTCCATGAAATTGTAAAATCGCATAAAGGTTCCATCGCTGTTGAAAGTGCAATTGATCAGGGAACCAGTTTTAAAATTCAACTTCCCATAACAGGGGCTTAGCATATAGAAGTGCTTTATAGATGATGCATTCAAATGAAAAAAAACGGATACTGGTTGTAGATGATGATGCGGCTACTTTGGAAGTACTCGAAAGAAACCTAACCTCACAGGGATATGTGGTTTTCACTGCTCCGGCTGTAATAGAAGCGATTAGGATTTTAGAATCGACATCAATAGACTTAGTCATTACAGATTTAAAAATGCCCAAAGTAAGCGGACTTGATTTAATAAAACATGTTCGGGAAAACTATAAAGATACTGAAATAATGATGATTACAGGCTACGCTTCAGTTGAAGGAGCAGTCAGGGCGGTCAAGATAGGAGCCGAGGAATATCTGGCTAAACCTTTTACTGATGAAGAACTTTTTTCTGCAGTTAAAAGAACGCTTGATAAAACAGATATACGAAAAACCGGAAATGCTCAAATCCCTAAAATACTGTCAGTTGATCATGGTCTTTTTGGTGAATCAACGGTTATTCGGAAAGTAATTAAAACCATAGCTAAGGTTGCATCCACTCCAACTACTGTACTAATCACAGGAGAAAGCGGTACAGGCAAAGAGCTTGTTGCCAGGGCAATTCATTATAACAGCCCGCGAGCTTCAGCTCCATTTGTACCTGTAAATTGCGGCGGTATTCCGGAAGGCTTGCTCGAAAGCGAGCTTTTTGGGCATGTAAAAGGCGCTTTTACTGGAGCCAATGAATCCCGGGCAGGTTTTTTTCAAACAGCTGATGGCGGCACTATCTTCCTTGATGAAATCAGCGAAACCAGTCTTTCTATGCAAGTAAAATTGCTTCGTGTTCTTCAAGATAAACAAGTATGCATGGTGGGCGCTAATAAGACTCGTAAGGTGGATATACGAATTTTAGCTGCAACTAATAAAAATTTGCTAAGCTTGGTGAAAAAAGGAGATTTTCGCGAAGACCTATTCTTCCGTCTTAATGTCATCGCCATTGATATTCCTCCATTACGGGAAAGAGGAAATGACATTATATTGTTAATTAACCGTTTCACCAATAAGTATTCCGAGGAGCTAAATAAACCAACACCAAGTTTCTCAGACAAAGCCTTGGTAGTGTTGAAAAACTACTATTGGCCTGGCAATGTCAGGGAATTGGAAAATATAATACAGCGTCTTGTGGTCATGACCGATAGCGATTTTATAGAAGTCCCGGATTTACCCTCATTGATGCGTTTCTCGGCTTTAAAAGAAACAGGATACAATCGGACTTTGACTGAAGTGGAAACTGAGTATATTTGCAATGTATTAGCCAATGTGAATGGCAATAAAACAAAAGCAGCGCAGATACTTGGGATTGACCGTAAAACCTTACGTGAAAAACTTAAAAACCAAACACCTCCTGCAACCTGAATATAGGGAACCATTTCTAATGTGCAAAAGCTTCAGTTTATCAGATTGAGTATATTAAAATTATTAAACCCCGATGACTTGACCACCGGGGCTTTGATCTAATCAACTTGCTGGGTTGATTTGTGAAATTTTGACAGATAGGTTTACGGTAGGACGTAAGAAGAACCCATGTCAGCCAACTTATTGATTAGTCTTTCAATAAATAGAATGCTTATCTAATTTTTAAGAATTTCCTCAACTTCTTTTTTATCAAGATCCATAATATACTTGATTCCACTGACTTTTTCTGCTTCAGGAGTTAGGGATGCTAAGTCATCACGAGTCATATAATCGAGAGAGAATTTACGGCTGCCGCCCATTAGCTGACGTAAACCTTGAGCTAAACGCTCATAATAAGTATATAGGCCAATAGCTCCGGTTGGAAGTTTCTCAAATTCTTTATCGCCAATTTCTTTACGAAGATCGCCGGAAGTTACAAAAATCTCATCTATTGTTGAGCCAAAGCGTTCTATATATACAGGAACCTGATGGTCTTTAATAGTGCGGCCGATTGTTTTACCTACCATCGCAGCGGCTATCGGGCTGCGAGCCATGCCGATAAGTTTAACAAACGGAGCTCCCATAGATAAACCTTTGAATATTTGATCCTCAAAAGTGAAACCGCCTGCTAAGGCTAAAGCCGGAACATATTCGCCTTTATCAGATAATTGCTTGGTGTATTGATATAAGAGCGAATGCAATTCTACAGGCGGCATACCCCATTCGTTCATCATTCTCCAGGGGCTCATACCGGTTCCGCCGCCAGCGCCATCAACCGTAAGAAGATCTATTTTATACTTAGAGGAAAACTTAACTGCCCGGGCAAGATCTGCCGGTCTGTAAGCACCGGTTTTCAGGAAGATGTATTTGGCTCCCGCCTTGCGAAGTTCATCAACACGACTTGCAAATGATTCCTCGGTAACCATGCCAACGCGTGAATGACGTTCGAATTCTTTAAAAGCACCTTTTTCGAAAGCTTTGATAACATTCGGATCAGTTGGATTTGGCAGCACAATATAGCCGCGCTTGTACAACATCTGAGCTTTTTCCAGGCTTTTTATTTTCACTTCGCCGCCAATATTCTTGGCGCCTTGTCCCCATTTTAATTCAACAATTTCAACGCCGAGTTCGCTAATGGCATACTCCTGAGTACCCAAACGAGTATCTTCGACATTAGCCTGGACAATTGTAGCTCCCCAGCCATCAATCTGATTATCCTGAAAAAGTTTAACTCGCCGCTTAAGGTCCACAGTATCGACCGCCCGGCCGTTCTTGATTTTTGCTTCAGTGTCCATACCGACTACATTTTCACCAATCGTAAGACCAGTGCCCGCTAATGCAGTGCCGATTGCCAAGCCTTCCCAATTATTCTTGGCAATATCAGTTGAACCAATACCGGGAATGATCCATGGATAGCGGAACTTAATTCCCTTATCATGACCGAAATGAACTTCAAGGTTAACTGCCGGGAAAATAGCCTTATCGCTGTCAGCCTCAATGCCCTGAGCGCCGGCAGCGGTTCCCATGATATTGAAATGCGAGTAGTCAACAGGATAAATTTTTTCAGCGGCTGTTGTAATAACTCCGAACGGTTGCGGATATATAACCTCATGACCTCTATAGGCTGATTTGCCTATTTCACACATACCGATACAGCCATCCACGCAGGTTACGCACATGCCAGAATTAGGTGATATCGAACCTTCTGTTCTATTTTTAGTTAGAGTAGCCGCTGAGGCGTTAATTTTTGAGAAATTCGTTGACATTATTTTTTTCCTCCATTACTTTATTTTCAGTCTTTCTTTATCTCACATGCAACGCAAGGTTTCATATAGCACATCATATCATCAAATTGTTCTTTTTCCAAACAGGGCGGATCTAAGTTTGCGCAGGCACCGCAGATTGCTTTTTCCGGCTGGTTGTAGGTGCATCTCAACTGACAGACCGGGCAAACATACATGCAGCCGCCGCACAATCGACAAACATCGGATTTAACATCAAATGGTGTGCCGATACTTCTATCTTCACCTCTTCCGCGGAAGCCAATAGCTTTAGCCATCATCTGCTCTTCGCACATGCGAACACACAGTCCGCATAGTATGCAATCTTCGTGTTCCTGCTTAAATCTCTGCTGGCGAACATTATGTTCCGCAGCGATATCCTGAATGATTTTCGATTGAGGGGATGAAGCCAATAGAAGTTCTATAATCATCTTGCGCGCCTTGACTACCCGTGAGGAAGCAGTTCTAACTTTAAGCCCCTCTTCAACCGGATATGTACATGATGTAACCAGTTTTGCTCTTGGCCCCTCGCCAATTTCGACCACACAGAGACGACATGCTCCATAAGGCGTCAGCCCTTCCATGTGACACAGAGTCGGAATAGGGAATCCCAAAAGCTTAGCCGCTTCCAGAATTGTCGTGCCCTTTTCAACTCTGGTTTCTAAACCATTAATAGTTAATTTAATCATGCTGTTTTTTCTCCTGTTGGAAGGGATTCTTCTTCTAATTCAGGTTTCTTTGTAAATTCTAAATCGCACCGGAGACATCTTCTTGCTTCATTGGCAGCCTCTTCGACCGATAACGAAACCTCCGCTTCGGCAAAACTTCGTTTACGCCATTCGGCAGGCGCACGAGGCGTCTCGGCGCGGCTATACTGCTGTATCTCAGTGTCAACCGGTACCGGTTCGACATATACTTTTGGCAGACATGGCTTGGCCGGTTGTATGAGTTCTTCATTTTTCAAGAAACGCTCAATCATAACCGCCGATTTCTTGCCGGCGGCAATTGCCTGAACCACCGTATTCGGTCCGGTAACCAAATCACCGGCAGCGAATACTCCCGGTCGATTCGTAAGCAGCGTTTTTTGATCTATCTGAACCGTATTCCACTTAGTTGTTTCGATACCGCTTTTTTGAACGGGTCCGATGCTGTCAACACCTGCATCTTCACTTATTGCCACAACTAATGTATCAAGCTCGATTTCATATTCGGTGCCCTTAATTGCGACAGGACTGCGGCGGCCGCTGGAGTCGGTATCACCCAGTTCGTTTTTAATACATTCAAGTCCTACAAGATGTCCGTCTTTTTCAATAATTTTATTAGGCGTAACAAGCGTAATAATTTCGATTCCTTCCTGGTCAGCCGCTTCGATTTCCTCGGCAAAAGCCGGCATTTCATCGCGTGTCCGACGGTAAAGGATAGTAACGCTTTCAACATCCTTCTGACGTAGAGCCATACGAGCGGCATCAATTGCCGAGTTGCCGCCGCCGATAACTCCGACCCGACCCTTAGCCAGCAGCTCGCCTCTCAAGTTGAAAGCCTTAAGAAATTCAATCGAGGGATAAACGCCTTTCACGTCTTCATTCTCAAGCTTAAGCGGTCGGCTTTTGTGAGCGCCCATCGCCAGCAAAATCGCTTTGTATTTATCTTCAAACAGGCCGTTGATAGTTATATCTTTGCCTAATGCAGTATTGCATTTAACTGTAATATTATCATCAAGAAGAGCGTCTATTTCATCCCTGATAACCTCTCTCGAAAGCCGATAGGATGGGATAGCGCAGGTTAGCATGCCGCCGGTTTCAGCCTCAGCTTCAAAAACGGTTACCTTACAACCTTTAAGCGACAGGAAATGAGCCGCTGTTAAACCAGCGGGACCTGAGCCGATAATAGCAACACTCGGAGGTTTGCCATCCGGCCACTTGGTTCGCTTCGGTTTATATATAGAGGGGTCAAAGCGATCTGTAATAAATCTCTTTAGCGATCGTATTGCTATCGGGTCTCCGCCGCTTGTACCTGCTCGACACTTAGACTCGCAGGGGTGATCACAAACACGGGCGCAAACTGAGGGGAATGGATTTGGCTCGCGAATTACGCGGTATGCTTCTTTATATTCACCGCGGGCTATATGAGCTACATAACGCCAAGCCTCTGTGCCCAGCGGACAAGCAGATTGGCAGGGCGCGCCGACTAATTCCTTGCAAACAAAAGCATCGCATCTTTTGTCGACAATATGCCGTTCAAATTCATGACGGAAATATTTCAAAGCGCTTAAAACCGGATTGGAAGCGGTCTGTCCGAGACCGCACATTGTGGTGTCTTTTACAACAAGAGCAAGTTCTTCAAGCAGGTCGAGGTCTTCAAGTTTAGCTTTGCCTTTTGTCACATCATCAAGGATTTCATACATGCGCTGGGTGCCTTTTCTGCAGGTAAAGCATTTACCGCACGATTCGCTTTTCAGGAAATTCATGAAATACCTGGCGACATCGACCATGCAGGTATTTTCGTCCATAACGATCATACCGCCGGAACCCATAATCGAGCCTGCCTTTGCCAAGCTATCGTAGCTGATTGGCAAGTCGAACATACTTGCCGGGATACAACCGCCAGATGGTCCGCCTGTCTGGACAGCTTTGATCTTTGCCTTACCGACAGGCCCGCCGCCAATATCGTACACGACCTCGCTGATTTTAATGCCCAGAGGCACCTCGACCAAACCGGTATTTTTTATTTTTCCTACGAGTGAAAATATTTTGGTTCCGGTATTGCCCGGCACACCCACTTTGGCAAATTCTTTGCTGCCCTTATCAATTATAACGGGAATGTTCGCCAGCGTTTCCACATTGTTAATGCAGGTCGGATGTCCATCGATACCTTTTTCAATTGGGTACGGCGGCCGCTGTCGGGGTTCGCCCATGTAACCCTCAATAGATTTTATCAGAGCTGTTTCCTCACCGCATACAAAAGCGCCAGCGCCGCGAACAATTTCGATATCGAAATTAATCCCTGTATTTAAGATATTTTCTCCTAATAAACCCAGATCGCGCGCCTGCCTTATAGCGATAAGAGCATGTTTAATCGCCAAGGGATATTCGTCTCGGATGTACATGATTCCTCGAGTAGCGCCGATAGCAAAGCCTGCAATTATCATACCTTCAATGATAGCATGCGGATTGCCCTCGAGAACACTACGGTCCATGTAAGCGCCAGGGTCTCCTTCGTCGGCATTGCAGATAATATATTTCTGTTCATTTTTTTTGCCTGAAGCACTAGCAAATCCCCACTTTTTGCCAGTTGGAAAGCCGGCACCACCGCGTCCCCTAATGCCTGAATCCAGAACTTCTTTGATAACCCAATCCGAATCAAGCTTGGTGAGAACCTTTTCGAGTGCGGCATATCCTTCTTGTTCGATATAATCAAGGATTCTAATGGGATCAATTTTTTCACTGGCGCCCAAAATGGTACGAGTTTGTTTTTTAAAAAACGGTATATCGTTTTGAGAATGATAAGCTTTATTTTCGCGTTTTTCTTTAAATATCAGTTCATTAACTACACTATTCTTTAAAGCAGATTCTATCACACGGGGAGTGTTTTCCATGTCTATATTCGGATATAGATGTCCCCCGGGTTCCACCAAAATAAATGGTTCTATCTGGCAGAAACCATGACAGCCAGTAATCCTGAGACTGATTTTTCCTTGAAGGCTCCGTTCAATAATGTAGCGTTTTATTATCCTGATAATATCGTTTGCTCCACTTGCTTGGCCGCATGTTCCAGCGCTTACAACCAGAGTTGGCTTGTCATACTGAACATCCTTTTCGCTTAGAATGCGATGACGAAAACCGGTTAATTCACCTACGGATGTTAATTTTCTCATATTATTAGTTACTCCTTATATAACACGCAATCCAATCATTAGCCAAGCGAAGTCTCTCCCAAATCCAGCATGTGGCCTTTGCAGCCGCTGCGGGAGCAAATCTGAACTATACCGCCGCCGCGCACAATCATCGGTACCATAGGCGCTCCGCACTCCGGGCAGCTAAAAGCGCCAAGAAGTTCGGTGTGGCAATATGGACAGAAGAAATCTGCGATTGTATCTTCCGGAATCTTGTATTCGGATGAAACATTATAACTGCCATACAAACTTGACAATGTAAGCCAGCCATGCTGTTGCCCGAATGAAACAGTTACTCGTATCGAGGGGTAGCCATCGATAAGATGATTGGGATCCATCAAGCTGTGATTGCATCGCGAACAGCTAACCTCCATTGGAAATACTCGTTGGTCTGTTTCAATTTCAATCTTATCAAGACCTTCCTGTACCTTGCTTAGAATCCGTTTTACATCTGCCGCTTTAACATTGGAAAAATAATGACCGTCAACTACAACAATCGGTCCCAACGCGCAGGCGCCAAGACAATTTACAGTTTCTAAAGTATATTCTTTATCTGCGGTTGTCTCACCTGCCTTAATACCAAGCTGCTGCATAAACCCCTCAGCTATAATAGGCGCTCCACGAACATGGCAAGCTGTGCCAAGGCAGACAGATACGAGATGCTTACCTCTTGGTTTCAGGCTGAAAGATTTATAAAATGTTGCCACCCCATAAATATCAACAAGCGAACGGCCTGTTTGTTCGGCTACCGACCTTAAGACCTCCTCGGGAAGATAGCCATAGCTGGCTTGAACATCCATAAGAATGGAAATAAGCCCTCCCCGTTTTCCGGAATGCTTTTCTAAAATTCTCGCAACATCAATTTTATCCATATTTTATCCTGCTTTAAAAACCATTGAAATATATTAAAGACACATTAACTGTTAACAATACTCCTCGCAATGCCAGACACCTCCATCGGGTTTAGGCAAAGTGCAAGTATCACGGTTCGCACAGTTGCAGCATAACCCTAATGACTTGTCGTATTTTATTTCTTCTGATTGTGAAATATCATCACCTGCTTTTTTCCCCGGAGGAGGCATGTAATCATCGAATTCCTCACAATACCAGATAGGTCCTTTTTGGCTTTTTCGCCGCACGCATGTTGGAGCATGATTACAAGTTGAGCACAGATCCTGATATTTATTAATCTCTGCCATTTATTATCCTTGTCAACTTCCCCTTC contains the following coding sequences:
- a CDS encoding sigma-54-dependent Fis family transcriptional regulator — protein: MHSNEKKRILVVDDDAATLEVLERNLTSQGYVVFTAPAVIEAIRILESTSIDLVITDLKMPKVSGLDLIKHVRENYKDTEIMMITGYASVEGAVRAVKIGAEEYLAKPFTDEELFSAVKRTLDKTDIRKTGNAQIPKILSVDHGLFGESTVIRKVIKTIAKVASTPTTVLITGESGTGKELVARAIHYNSPRASAPFVPVNCGGIPEGLLESELFGHVKGAFTGANESRAGFFQTADGGTIFLDEISETSLSMQVKLLRVLQDKQVCMVGANKTRKVDIRILAATNKNLLSLVKKGDFREDLFFRLNVIAIDIPPLRERGNDIILLINRFTNKYSEELNKPTPSFSDKALVVLKNYYWPGNVRELENIIQRLVVMTDSDFIEVPDLPSLMRFSALKETGYNRTLTEVETEYICNVLANVNGNKTKAAQILGIDRKTLREKLKNQTPPAT
- a CDS encoding GAF domain-containing protein translates to MRSEVNDSNYKCAEDFRVLSHQILIYANRNIPKIDFLREILTMIINFSKCDVAELWLNESDKYIHCEITQPIKYIFQYEVKQLVNNGDGAPVPFLLKNSILDLLRLNIIKQKYDSTLPVFTSGGSFWIGDTGISLSYILDPEEKKHYNNYNINGQYKSIALIPLVVGDDSIGLLQLMSDRKDFFTENDIELYEDIARIIGIAVVNQRAQAALRERIKELICLYNIAQIIEKQELSLSEILQGIVEFLPPAWQYPGITTGRIIFDGHTFTTSGFLLDRQKQTSDIFVKGERRGVIEVAYMKKKPDLDEGPFLKEERKLINAIARHIGLLIERKEAEEKSSQLQEQLRHADRLATIGQLGAGVAHELNEPLGNILGFAQLAMKCPELPNQANRDIEKIVEASLHAREVIKKLMIFARQMPSKATLIDLNKAAKEGLYFFEARCARAGIELVRSLIPDIPEITGDPSQLNQVLVNLVVNSIQAMPKGGKLTIQTYADDKNVFLVVEDTGIGMSEDTIKKIFIPFFTTKDVDEGTGLGLAVVHEIVKSHKGSIAVESAIDQGTSFKIQLPITGA
- a CDS encoding FAD-dependent oxidoreductase is translated as MRKLTSVGELTGFRHRILSEKDVQYDKPTLVVSAGTCGQASGANDIIRIIKRYIIERSLQGKISLRITGCHGFCQIEPFILVEPGGHLYPNIDMENTPRVIESALKNSVVNELIFKEKRENKAYHSQNDIPFFKKQTRTILGASEKIDPIRILDYIEQEGYAALEKVLTKLDSDWVIKEVLDSGIRGRGGAGFPTGKKWGFASASGKKNEQKYIICNADEGDPGAYMDRSVLEGNPHAIIEGMIIAGFAIGATRGIMYIRDEYPLAIKHALIAIRQARDLGLLGENILNTGINFDIEIVRGAGAFVCGEETALIKSIEGYMGEPRQRPPYPIEKGIDGHPTCINNVETLANIPVIIDKGSKEFAKVGVPGNTGTKIFSLVGKIKNTGLVEVPLGIKISEVVYDIGGGPVGKAKIKAVQTGGPSGGCIPASMFDLPISYDSLAKAGSIMGSGGMIVMDENTCMVDVARYFMNFLKSESCGKCFTCRKGTQRMYEILDDVTKGKAKLEDLDLLEELALVVKDTTMCGLGQTASNPVLSALKYFRHEFERHIVDKRCDAFVCKELVGAPCQSACPLGTEAWRYVAHIARGEYKEAYRVIREPNPFPSVCARVCDHPCESKCRAGTSGGDPIAIRSLKRFITDRFDPSIYKPKRTKWPDGKPPSVAIIGSGPAGLTAAHFLSLKGCKVTVFEAEAETGGMLTCAIPSYRLSREVIRDEIDALLDDNITVKCNTALGKDITINGLFEDKYKAILLAMGAHKSRPLKLENEDVKGVYPSIEFLKAFNLRGELLAKGRVGVIGGGNSAIDAARMALRQKDVESVTILYRRTRDEMPAFAEEIEAADQEGIEIITLVTPNKIIEKDGHLVGLECIKNELGDTDSSGRRSPVAIKGTEYEIELDTLVVAISEDAGVDSIGPVQKSGIETTKWNTVQIDQKTLLTNRPGVFAAGDLVTGPNTVVQAIAAGKKSAVMIERFLKNEELIQPAKPCLPKVYVEPVPVDTEIQQYSRAETPRAPAEWRKRSFAEAEVSLSVEEAANEARRCLRCDLEFTKKPELEEESLPTGEKTA
- a CDS encoding NAD(P)H-dependent oxidoreductase subunit E — translated: MDKIDVARILEKHSGKRGGLISILMDVQASYGYLPEEVLRSVAEQTGRSLVDIYGVATFYKSFSLKPRGKHLVSVCLGTACHVRGAPIIAEGFMQQLGIKAGETTADKEYTLETVNCLGACALGPIVVVDGHYFSNVKAADVKRILSKVQEGLDKIEIETDQRVFPMEVSCSRCNHSLMDPNHLIDGYPSIRVTVSFGQQHGWLTLSSLYGSYNVSSEYKIPEDTIADFFCPYCHTELLGAFSCPECGAPMVPMIVRGGGIVQICSRSGCKGHMLDLGETSLG
- a CDS encoding (2Fe-2S)-binding protein, whose amino-acid sequence is MIKLTINGLETRVEKGTTILEAAKLLGFPIPTLCHMEGLTPYGACRLCVVEIGEGPRAKLVTSCTYPVEEGLKVRTASSRVVKARKMIIELLLASSPQSKIIQDIAAEHNVRQQRFKQEHEDCILCGLCVRMCEEQMMAKAIGFRGRGEDRSIGTPFDVKSDVCRLCGGCMYVCPVCQLRCTYNQPEKAICGACANLDPPCLEKEQFDDMMCYMKPCVACEIKKD
- a CDS encoding FMN-binding glutamate synthase family protein, whose amino-acid sequence is MSTNFSKINASAATLTKNRTEGSISPNSGMCVTCVDGCIGMCEIGKSAYRGHEVIYPQPFGVITTAAEKIYPVDYSHFNIMGTAAGAQGIEADSDKAIFPAVNLEVHFGHDKGIKFRYPWIIPGIGSTDIAKNNWEGLAIGTALAGTGLTIGENVVGMDTEAKIKNGRAVDTVDLKRRVKLFQDNQIDGWGATIVQANVEDTRLGTQEYAISELGVEIVELKWGQGAKNIGGEVKIKSLEKAQMLYKRGYIVLPNPTDPNVIKAFEKGAFKEFERHSRVGMVTEESFASRVDELRKAGAKYIFLKTGAYRPADLARAVKFSSKYKIDLLTVDGAGGGTGMSPWRMMNEWGMPPVELHSLLYQYTKQLSDKGEYVPALALAGGFTFEDQIFKGLSMGAPFVKLIGMARSPIAAAMVGKTIGRTIKDHQVPVYIERFGSTIDEIFVTSGDLRKEIGDKEFEKLPTGAIGLYTYYERLAQGLRQLMGGSRKFSLDYMTRDDLASLTPEAEKVSGIKYIMDLDKKEVEEILKN